From a single Phragmites australis chromosome 7, lpPhrAust1.1, whole genome shotgun sequence genomic region:
- the LOC133924087 gene encoding probable DNA primase large subunit: MEIVRSQRQLAAGGGGGGGGSRGLPTYRAAPQLEVRLEEFELFAIDRLRVLKGISDGLSRGKRPEEMEKLVSELWKGHMRHQDPAETLNKDVLSHFVLRLVYCRTEELRKWFLSMETTLFRYRFRLESPESQRMLMSEFQLPYKALPHAEFEAVKDKLSQVVRSIGQSAIVESVFFKVPFEEVPDLVASRRVFLSKGYAYVAMSQVVSLAVTQFRCNISKALVLTNRKWTATIKEQEKDRLTPIVEALSNAYFGPDYSQPKDAVEISLKDIDQLSRTSFPLCMRHMLDKLRENHHLKHGGRMQFGLFLKGAGLKLEDALAFWRAEFSQKVGSERFDKEYAYSIRHNYGKEGKRTDYTPYSCQKIISATPGVGDHHGCPYRHFGEENLRAALNKMGVSGYALEEIMDKVKNRHYQLACTLTFEATHGVSCDSGINHPNQYFSESQKISRAKNQTVENQSAT; this comes from the exons ATGGAAATCGTGCGATCCCAACGGCAGctcgcggccggcggcggcggcggcggaggcggctcgAGGGGCCTGCCGACCTACCGGGCGGCGCCGCAGCTGGAGGTGCGGCTGGAGGAATTTGAGCTCTTCGCCATCGATCGCCTCCGAG TTCTGAAGGGGATCTCGGATGGGCTCTCGCGGGGGAAGAGGCCGGAGGAGATGGAGAAACTG GTCAGTGAGTTGTGGAAGGGACACATGAGGCACCAGGATCCAGCAGAGACTTTGAACAAGGATGTATTATCTCACTTTGTGCTCCGCCTTGTCTACTGTAGAAC GGAAGAATTGCGAAAGTGGTTTCTCTCCATGGAAACTACTCTTTTTCGGTATCGCTTTCGGCTCGAGAGTCCTGAATCACAG AGGATGCTTATGAGTGAGTTTCAACTGCCATACAAAGCATTGCCACACGCAGAATTTGAG GCTGTGAAAGACAAGTTGAGCCAAGTTGTGCGTTCCATTGGTCAATCTGCAATTG TTGAGTCTGTGTTCTTCAAG GTACCATTTGAGGAAGTTCCTGATCTTGTCGCCAGCCGCCGAGTATTTCTTTCGAAAGGCTATGCTTATGTTGCGATGAGTCAG GTGGTTTCACTTGCGGTTACCCAATTCCGCTGCAATATCTCGAAGGCACTTGTTTTAACAAACAG AAAATGGACCGCAACCATTAAGGAACAAGAAAAGGACAGGTTGACTCCT ATTGTTGAAGCATTAAGCAATGCATATTTTGGACCTGATTACTCTCAG CCAAAGGATGCTGTCGAAATTTCTCTGAAGGATATCGACCAACTGTCTAGAACTTCTTTCCCTCTTTGTATGCGCCATATGTTAGATAAG TTGAGAGAAAACCATCATCTGAAGCATGGGGGTAGAATGCAATTTGGTCTGTTTCTTAAG GGTGCTGGACTAAAGTTGGAGGATGCTCTTGCGTTTTGGAGAGCGGAATTTTCTCAGAAG GTCGGCTCTGAGCGGTTCGACAAGGAATATGCCTATAGTATCAGACATAATTATGGAAAAGAAGGAAAACGGACA GATTACACTCCATATTCATGTCAAAAGATCATTTCTGCAACACCTGGTGTTGGCGACCACCATGGTTGCCCTTATCGACATTTTGG TGAAGAGAATTTGCGGGCAGCACTCAACAAAATGGGCGTCAGTGGATACGCATTGGAAGAGATAATGGATAAAGTGAAGAACAGACATTACCAG CTAGCTTGCACATTGACCTTTGAGGCAACACATGGTGTCTCATGTGACTCTGGAATCAACCATCCAAATCAGTATTTCAGTGAAAGCCAGAAAATCTCACGAGCCAAA AACCAAACAGTGGAGAACCAATCAGCGACTTAA
- the LOC133923467 gene encoding uncharacterized protein LOC133923467 yields the protein MRAQLPRELQKTKSERNRIWGRRRSLESEREREREEEEGRGSMADWGPVIVATVLFVVLTPGLLCTLPGRGRVAEFGSMHTSGLAILVHAVLYFALVTIFLIAIGVHIYAG from the coding sequence ATGCGTGCGCAGCTCCCCAGAGAGCTCCAGAAAACCAAAAGCGAGCGGAATCGGATCTGGGGAAGGAGAAGAAGTctagagagcgagagagagagagagagagaggaggaggaggggaggggatcgatgGCGGACTGGGGCCCTGTGATTGTGGCGACGGTGCTGTTCGTGGTGCTCACGCCGGGGCTGCTCTGCACGCTGCCGGGGCGCGGGCGGGTGGCGGAGTTCGGCAGCATGCACACCAGCGGCCTCGCCATCCTCGTCCACGCCGTCCTCTACTTCGCCCTCGTCACCATCTTCCTCATCGCCATCGGCGTCCACATCTACGCCGGATAG